In a genomic window of Drosophila takahashii strain IR98-3 E-12201 chromosome 3L, DtakHiC1v2, whole genome shotgun sequence:
- the LOC138912944 gene encoding huntingtin-interacting protein 1-related protein-like, translating into MATHAEKEFYHLIVSVALNGLEAPLKTKHARSIIIMIHKAKEAKTFWMIISRQPLMQSRFTAWKFSHLLHKVLREAHESSIRHSQSHKKMILEVGKMWGLLQDDIGCCIQAYSKLLATKLNFHDKNQMFPGSLNISFTELFIAVDRDLNYCFQLCVEIFDYLEDIIALQLTIFSSMEKYRMSSMTPQGQCRLAPIVCLIQDSNALYDLSVRLMFKLHDGVPYDVVSGHRDRFHGLFLKLKSFYNNVRPLQYFKDLITVPELPDSSPNFKSQNDFTSYVPPVVHVPQEPDPVVEDLVDTNNHEAEAFSQAQQQLSMLEGIISEKEAGIEELSFKLVNLQKNFHELQQCYKHDIQELLQNNTVLSNDLVLAREMQNGLNPILLQKAMEEEERHKLSSEKFNKRKSLYTKIRENLRKQSNCNKSTAPAPTPISAPTSGFCSLQNLGNTCFLNAVVYALRSIHMATEAIHSAVRIRNETRVRGVMEELHEALMEMRKGDARGRAASLRPTALLQSIQAEWPTFAQGEQHDAHELLLLILGLLETNRTIPETNCFEGIERQTKKCLTCGSLTPTEQKFTGMSMPCVDPVAHIRDSIAALKKNRLTCCYCGELTDSEQQVSYPKLPEILVIQINRFSETMEKVQDYVPSHFMLNCFCTSCKESGTDVDKRQEHHYNLRAVVVHNGELISSGHYLAYTAIPNVDSGSSNCCGMAPNGLNGSLWLEANDNIVKTMMVDDVREELSIPHSMSTPYIYIYQRNGPSPPPPATAITKQNPKKDMFTRCRYCGKLYHCRTIYSHILHMHERPTTAKFICNKCGKRYYFKTSLTQHMSVAHKTHFKTYTCPHCNKLYRNKGSLNANSSFKEILC; encoded by the exons AAGAAGATGATTCTGGAAGTGGGGAAAATGTGGGGCCTCTTGCAAGACGACATTGGATGCTGCATACAGGCGTACAGTAAGCTTCTAgccacaaaattaaatttccacgACAAAAATCAAATGTTCCCCGGAAGCCTCAACATTTCGTTCACCGAGCTCTTTATTGCAGTTGACAGGGATTTAAATTACTG CTTTCAACTATGTGTGGAAATTTTCGACTACTTGGAGGACATCATTGCGCTGCAGCTgacaatattttcttctatggaaaaatatagaatgtcgTCGATGACTCCGCAAGGACAATGTAGATTAGCACCAATAGTTTGTCTTATCCAGGACTCAAATGCATTGTACGATTTAAGCGTTCGATTAATGTTTAAACTACACGATGGAGTACCATACGATGTTGTTTCCGGACACAGAGACCGTTTTCATGGTTTGTTTTTGAAGTTGAAGAGTTTTTACAATAACGTACGACCGCTACAGTATTTTAAGGACTTAATAACAGTCCCGGAATTACCGGACTCAAGTCCCAACTTTAAATCCCAGAACGATTTCACCAGTTATGTTCCGCCGGTAGTCCATGTTCCGCAGGAGCCCGATCCAGTTGTTGAGGATCTTGTGGATACTAACAATCACGAAGCGGAAGCCTTTAGTCAAGCTCAACAGCAATTGAGTATGCTGGAAGGTATTATAAGTGAAAAAGAGGCTGGCATTGAGGAACTTTCATTTAAATTGGTTAATCTACAAAAAAACTTCCATGAACTCCAACAATGCTACAAGCACGATATTCAGGAGTTGCTGCAAAACAACACTGTCCTATCAAATGATCTGGTTTTAGCGAGAGAAATGCAAAACGGCTTGAACCCAATCCTTTTAC AAAAAGCAATGGAGGAAGAAGAAAGGCATAAGCTGTCCTcggaaaaattcaataaacgGAAATCGCTATACACGAAAATTCGGGAAAATTTGAGAAAG CAAAGTAATTGCAACAAATCCACCGCACCCGCCCCCACGCCCATTTCCGCGCCCACTTCCGGCTTTTGTTCCCTACAGAACTTAGGAAACACATGTTTCCTAAATGCGGTGGTTTACGCGCTGCGCAGCATCCACATGGCCACAGAAGCCATCCATAGCGCTGTGCGAATTCGGAACGAGACCAGGGTAAGGGGCGTAATGGAGGAGCTCCATGAAGCGCTCATGGAAATGCGGAAGGGTGATGCTAGGGGGAGGGCGGCGAGTCTCCGGCCGACAGCACTGCTGCAGTCGATTCAGGCGGAATGGCCCACATTCGCCCAGGGAGAGCAGCACGACGCCCACgagctgctgctcctgatTCTTGGGCTTTTGGAAACCAA CAGAACGATTCCGGAAACAAATTGCTTTGAAGGTATTGAGcgtcaaacaaaaaaatgcctAACTTGCGGTAGCCTGACCCCAACTGAGCAGAAGTTCACGGGAATGTCGATGCCATGTGTCGATCCGGTAGCGCACATCAgg GATTCGATAGCAGCCCTCAAAAAAAACCGGCTAACATGCTGTTACTGCGGAGAGTTAACAGACTCTGAGCAGCAAGTAAGCTATCCAAAGTTGCCGGAAATTCTGGTCATCCAGATTAACCGTTTTTCGGAAACGATGGAGAAGGTGCAAGACTATGTCCCGTCGCATTTCATGCTGAATTGCTTTTGCACCAGTTGCAAGGAGTCGGGAACGGATGTAGATAAACGCCAGGAGCATCATTATAACCTTCGAGCGGTAGTGGTCCACAATGGAGAACTCATTTCCAGTGGCCATTACCTGGCATACACGGCGATACCGAACGTCGATTCTGGTTCATCGAATTGCTGCGGCATGGCACCAAATGGCTTAAATGGCAGCCTCTGGCTTGAAGCCAATGATAATATCGTTAAAACAATGATGGTGGACGACGTGAGAGAAGAGCTGAGCATCCCCCACTCCATGTCCACTccatatatttacatatatcaACGAAATGGCCCTTCCCCTCCTCCCCCCGCCACTGCAATAACCAAGCAAAACCCGAAAAAAGACATGTTTACCAGATGCAGGTATTGCGGCAAATTATATCATTGCCGAACAATATATTCTCATATCTTGCATATGCATGAGAGACCGACGACGGCAAAATTTATCTGCAATAAGTGCGGCAaaagatattattttaaaacttcttTAACGCAACACATGAGTGTTGCCCATAAAACACACTTCAAGACATATACTTGCCCTCACTGCAATAAATTATACAGAAATAAAGGAAGTTTAAATGCAA aCTCATCTTTCAAGGAAATCTTGTGCTAA